One window from the genome of Myxocyprinus asiaticus isolate MX2 ecotype Aquarium Trade chromosome 30, UBuf_Myxa_2, whole genome shotgun sequence encodes:
- the LOC127420782 gene encoding SNARE-associated protein Snapin-like isoform X1, with amino-acid sequence MAALTVAETPSGKDALAEGLLDLLRPAVQQLDLHVHSVRESQVELREHIDNLASELCRINEHQKVALDLDPYVKKLLNARRRVVLVNNILQNAQERLRRLNHNVAKETARRKTMLEASGAFSSRSPSKP; translated from the exons atggcagcgcTAACAGTAGCGGAAACCCCTTCAGGAAAAGATGCTCTCGCCGAGGGTTTGCTGGACCTCTTGAGACCAGCTGTACAACAGCTTGATTTACATGTGCATTCAGTCAG AGAAAGCCAAGTGGAACTGAGGGAACACATCGACAATTTAGCATCTG AGTTGTGTAGGATTAATGAGCACCAGAAAGTGGCACTAGATCTAGACCCATATGTTAAAAAACTTCTGAATGCGAGGCGAAGAGTGGTGCTTGTCAACAACATTCTCCAGAATGCACAG GAACGTTTGCGAAGGTTAAACCATAATGTTGCTAAGGAGACAGCTCGCAGGAAGACCATGCTTGAGGCATCTGGAGCATTTTCCTCCCGGTCCCCTAGCAAACCATGA
- the LOC127420782 gene encoding SNARE-associated protein Snapin-like isoform X2: MLYMFWQLEGDLHNIRESQVELREHIDNLASELCRINEHQKVALDLDPYVKKLLNARRRVVLVNNILQNAQERLRRLNHNVAKETARRKTMLEASGAFSSRSPSKP; encoded by the exons atgctatataTGTTTTGGCAactcgagggggacctacacaatatcag AGAAAGCCAAGTGGAACTGAGGGAACACATCGACAATTTAGCATCTG AGTTGTGTAGGATTAATGAGCACCAGAAAGTGGCACTAGATCTAGACCCATATGTTAAAAAACTTCTGAATGCGAGGCGAAGAGTGGTGCTTGTCAACAACATTCTCCAGAATGCACAG GAACGTTTGCGAAGGTTAAACCATAATGTTGCTAAGGAGACAGCTCGCAGGAAGACCATGCTTGAGGCATCTGGAGCATTTTCCTCCCGGTCCCCTAGCAAACCATGA